One genomic segment of Bradyrhizobium diazoefficiens includes these proteins:
- a CDS encoding type I secretion system permease/ATPase, with protein MAAIPGVRRSELGDALRACRTAFIGVGLMSCMINLLYLTGSIFMLEVYDRVLPSRSVPTLVGLIILASFLYMAQGVLDMIRNRILGRVGTALDEALNKRVFETIVRLPLLVGSRNEGLQPLRDLDNVRSFLGSMGPSAFFDLPWLPLYLAICFAFHVMIGVTALIGAVILVGLTLVTEFMSRQPAKEAMGLAAQRNDIAASSRRNAEVMVSMGMAGRMNQRWSEANEKYLAGNQRASDVAGGLGAVAKVLRMMLQSAVLAVGAYLVINQEATAGIIIAGSILSARALAPVDLAIAHWKSFVAARQSWQRLTRLLEQIPAQAMPTQLQAPVSRLSVEGVAMVAPGDQRLIVQDVTFALEAGHGLGVIGPSGSGKSSLIRALVGVWQPVRGKVRLDGAALDQWSSDALGRHIGYLPQDVELFGGTIAQNICRFDPEATSDGIIAAAKEAGVHEMIIKMREGYNTQVGEQGTALSAGQAQRVALARALYGNPFLVVLDEPNSNLDTEGDEALTRAIRGVRERGAIVIVVAHRPIGVEAVDQILVLRDGRMQAFGPKEQVLAQVLQPRAVPVAPIKVVSEAGAKA; from the coding sequence ATGGCAGCCATACCTGGCGTCCGCCGTTCAGAGCTCGGTGACGCCTTGCGCGCTTGTCGCACGGCCTTCATCGGCGTCGGCTTGATGAGCTGCATGATCAACCTGCTCTATCTGACCGGCTCGATCTTCATGCTGGAGGTCTATGACCGGGTGCTGCCGAGCCGCAGCGTTCCGACCCTGGTCGGCCTCATCATCCTCGCCAGCTTCCTCTACATGGCGCAGGGCGTGCTCGACATGATCCGCAACCGCATCCTGGGGCGGGTCGGTACCGCGTTGGATGAGGCGCTCAACAAGCGCGTGTTCGAGACTATCGTCCGCCTGCCGCTGCTGGTCGGCAGCCGCAACGAGGGCCTGCAGCCGCTGCGCGACCTCGACAATGTCCGCTCCTTCCTCGGCAGCATGGGCCCGAGCGCGTTCTTCGACCTGCCCTGGCTGCCGCTCTACCTCGCCATTTGCTTCGCCTTCCACGTCATGATCGGCGTCACCGCCTTGATCGGCGCCGTCATCCTGGTCGGGCTGACGCTGGTCACCGAATTCATGTCCCGCCAGCCGGCGAAGGAGGCGATGGGCCTTGCCGCCCAGCGCAACGATATCGCCGCTTCCAGCCGCCGCAACGCCGAAGTCATGGTGTCGATGGGCATGGCCGGCCGCATGAACCAGCGCTGGAGCGAGGCCAACGAAAAATATTTGGCCGGCAATCAGCGTGCGAGCGACGTCGCCGGCGGCCTGGGGGCGGTCGCAAAGGTGCTGCGCATGATGCTGCAATCGGCCGTGCTGGCGGTCGGCGCCTATCTCGTCATCAATCAGGAGGCGACCGCCGGCATCATCATCGCCGGCTCGATCCTCTCCGCCCGCGCGCTGGCGCCGGTCGATCTCGCCATCGCGCACTGGAAATCCTTCGTCGCGGCCCGCCAGAGCTGGCAGCGCCTCACCCGCCTTTTGGAGCAGATCCCCGCGCAGGCGATGCCGACCCAGCTGCAGGCGCCCGTCAGCCGCCTATCGGTTGAAGGCGTTGCCATGGTGGCGCCGGGCGACCAGCGCCTGATCGTGCAGGACGTCACCTTCGCGCTCGAAGCCGGCCACGGTCTCGGCGTGATCGGGCCGAGCGGTTCCGGCAAATCCTCGCTGATCCGCGCGCTGGTCGGGGTCTGGCAGCCCGTCCGCGGCAAGGTGCGGCTGGACGGCGCGGCGCTCGACCAATGGTCGTCCGACGCGCTCGGCCGCCACATCGGCTATCTGCCGCAGGACGTCGAGCTGTTCGGCGGCACCATCGCGCAGAACATCTGCCGGTTCGATCCCGAGGCGACGTCTGACGGCATCATCGCCGCGGCCAAGGAAGCCGGCGTGCACGAGATGATTATCAAGATGCGCGAGGGCTACAACACGCAGGTCGGCGAGCAGGGCACAGCACTCTCCGCCGGCCAGGCGCAACGGGTGGCGCTGGCGCGCGCGCTCTACGGCAATCCGTTCCTGGTCGTGCTCGACGAGCCCAATTCTAATCTCGACACCGAAGGCGACGAGGCCCTGACCCGCGCCATCCGTGGGGTGCGTGAGCGCGGCGCCATTGTCATCGTGGTGGCGCACCGCCCCATCGGCGTCGAGGCGGTCGACCAGATCCTGGTGCTGCGCGACGGCCGCATGCAGGCCTTCGGCCCGAAGGAGCAGGTGCTCGCACAGGTGCTCCAGCCGCGCGCGGTGCCGGTGGCGCCGATCAAGGTGGTCAGTGAAGCCGGAGCCAAGGCATGA